One genomic region from Chthonomonas calidirosea T49 encodes:
- a CDS encoding efflux RND transporter permease subunit: protein MWLVRLALSRPKAVGVLVILIGILGVLSAIQAPKDIFPPINIPVVSVIWSYGGLAPQEMEQRVVNLSERAFTTTVANIDHIESQSYSGVSVIKVYFQPGADIGRSIAQISATAETILRIMPPGMTAPLILQYDATDVPIVQVSLSSNTYSTFQLFDYAQNFLRPQLITIRGASISLPYGGAGRQIMVDLDPKKMLARGVSGPDVANALANQNLILPAGDAKMGVRDYLVRINNSPSSVEDFNKIPIKMVNGTVVTVGDVAYVHDGHSVQTNIVRVNGEPAVLLTVFKSGNASTLDVLNQIRAKLPQIRAALPPGMEVHLLMDQSLFVRAAIYGVVREATIAAALTALMILLFLGSWRSMLIVASSIPLSILSSIALLHALGYTLNTLTLGGLALAVGMLVDDATVEIENSTRLLRLGYGLREAILTSAQQVALPAFASTLSICIVFVPISMLSGVAQSLFAPLGLAVVLAMLPSYLLSRTLVTTMMRSLLGKELDIYQHDMLAEREGMVTNHGEDIMARRNVIERFLWRLHELFEGYFDSLREHYHNALDWVLHHRPVIAIGMPLFFVASTLLIPIIGQDFFPQVDAGQIRLHVRAPAGTRLEETAKLFTQVEQVVRQVIPKQELSLLIDNIGISGGLNFAYSSVSTISTDDGEIYISLTEKHHPVAMYQQELRKVLAQRFPQCTFYFQPADLVTQVLDFGTSAPIDIQVTGPYFNQAKNLALAKEILRRVSKVEGVVDPYLYQVTDAPELRVHVDRTRAMMVGLTQQRVAGSVLDMLSSSSLVSPSFYLDPHNGVQYTVVVQTPQYRVSSIPDLLSVPITNGTTEGQPQLLANLATVTRDTTPEVISHYNIQPVYDVLVSVQGRDLGSTVADIQHILDGLKKQIPRGSQVHIVGQAQTMVSSFHQLGFGLIFAIVLIYLLLTVNFESWLDPFIVMMAAPGALAGVVWMLYVTQTTFNVPSLMGTIMGIGVATANSILLVTFANEQRQEGKDPVQAALAAGTTRFRPVIMTALAMIIGMLPMALGMGEGGEMNAPLGRAAIGGLLLATVTTLFFVPTIYSVIHLRLERHREKLEDVFAAPTDPETSA from the coding sequence ATGTGGCTTGTTCGCCTAGCCCTCAGTCGTCCAAAAGCGGTCGGCGTATTGGTGATTCTAATCGGCATTCTTGGGGTACTTAGTGCCATTCAGGCACCGAAGGATATCTTCCCACCGATCAATATCCCCGTGGTTAGTGTCATTTGGAGCTATGGTGGGTTAGCTCCACAAGAGATGGAACAGCGCGTGGTGAATCTTAGCGAGAGAGCGTTCACCACGACTGTGGCCAATATTGACCACATCGAATCACAATCGTATTCGGGAGTGAGCGTTATTAAGGTCTACTTCCAACCCGGGGCCGACATAGGGCGCTCCATAGCGCAGATCTCGGCCACGGCGGAAACCATCTTGCGTATTATGCCCCCAGGGATGACAGCCCCGCTTATTCTGCAGTACGATGCAACCGATGTGCCTATCGTTCAAGTAAGCCTTAGTAGTAACACCTATAGTACCTTTCAACTCTTCGACTACGCCCAGAACTTCCTGCGTCCTCAACTGATCACGATTCGCGGGGCATCTATTTCGCTGCCCTACGGTGGCGCGGGACGTCAGATTATGGTCGATCTCGACCCCAAAAAGATGCTGGCACGAGGAGTTTCGGGGCCGGATGTGGCCAACGCTCTGGCCAATCAAAACCTCATTCTACCTGCCGGCGATGCGAAGATGGGGGTGCGTGATTACCTTGTGCGCATTAACAACAGCCCTTCCAGTGTAGAGGATTTCAACAAGATTCCTATAAAAATGGTAAATGGGACTGTTGTTACTGTCGGTGATGTTGCCTACGTGCACGACGGGCATAGTGTACAGACAAATATCGTTCGGGTGAACGGCGAACCTGCGGTTCTGCTTACGGTGTTTAAAAGCGGTAACGCCTCCACACTCGACGTGCTGAACCAGATACGCGCGAAGCTGCCTCAAATTCGTGCAGCCCTTCCCCCAGGAATGGAAGTGCATCTGTTGATGGATCAATCGCTCTTCGTGCGAGCTGCCATCTACGGAGTTGTAAGGGAAGCTACTATAGCTGCTGCCCTTACAGCCCTCATGATTCTCCTCTTCTTAGGCAGTTGGCGCAGTATGCTAATTGTAGCCAGTTCCATCCCACTCTCCATTCTTAGTTCTATCGCCTTGCTTCATGCGCTGGGCTATACGCTGAACACGCTCACGCTTGGAGGGCTAGCGCTGGCGGTAGGTATGCTTGTGGACGATGCCACCGTAGAGATCGAGAACTCTACCCGCCTGCTCCGCCTCGGCTATGGCCTGCGCGAAGCTATCCTCACGAGCGCACAGCAGGTGGCACTGCCGGCATTTGCGTCTACCCTCTCCATCTGCATTGTGTTTGTACCCATCAGCATGCTCTCTGGAGTGGCGCAATCTCTTTTTGCTCCTCTCGGACTGGCGGTCGTATTAGCGATGTTGCCCTCTTACCTGCTCTCGCGTACGCTCGTCACCACTATGATGCGCTCGCTGTTGGGCAAAGAGTTGGACATCTATCAGCATGATATGCTGGCAGAGCGAGAGGGAATGGTGACCAATCACGGCGAAGATATCATGGCGCGACGCAACGTTATAGAGCGGTTCCTATGGCGCCTGCACGAGCTTTTTGAGGGCTATTTCGATTCCCTACGCGAGCACTATCACAACGCACTGGATTGGGTGCTTCACCATCGGCCAGTTATCGCCATAGGAATGCCCCTCTTCTTCGTTGCCTCCACTCTGCTGATTCCAATCATCGGGCAGGATTTCTTCCCACAGGTAGATGCCGGCCAAATCCGCCTGCATGTTCGGGCGCCAGCAGGCACCCGACTCGAAGAGACCGCCAAGCTGTTCACGCAGGTGGAGCAGGTGGTACGGCAGGTTATTCCAAAGCAAGAGCTCAGTCTGCTGATAGACAACATCGGTATTTCAGGGGGTCTCAACTTTGCCTATAGCTCGGTGAGCACCATCAGCACGGACGATGGCGAAATCTATATTAGCCTTACCGAAAAGCATCATCCGGTGGCCATGTATCAACAGGAACTGCGCAAGGTGCTTGCCCAACGGTTTCCGCAATGTACCTTCTACTTTCAACCAGCCGACCTCGTAACACAAGTACTCGACTTCGGCACCTCTGCACCGATAGACATTCAGGTTACCGGCCCGTACTTCAATCAAGCCAAAAACTTGGCGCTGGCCAAAGAGATTTTACGAAGGGTATCGAAAGTCGAGGGAGTTGTTGACCCCTACCTTTACCAAGTAACCGACGCGCCCGAGCTTCGAGTGCATGTAGATAGAACGCGGGCGATGATGGTAGGGCTTACGCAACAGCGTGTTGCTGGTAGTGTACTCGATATGCTCTCGTCGAGCAGTCTCGTTTCACCGAGCTTCTACCTCGATCCTCACAACGGCGTGCAGTATACCGTTGTGGTGCAGACCCCACAATATCGAGTCAGCTCCATTCCCGATCTGCTCTCGGTGCCGATAACCAACGGCACAACAGAGGGTCAGCCCCAACTGTTAGCCAACCTTGCCACCGTAACGCGGGATACCACACCGGAAGTCATCAGTCACTACAATATTCAGCCTGTCTACGATGTGTTAGTAAGCGTCCAGGGCAGAGACTTAGGCAGCACGGTGGCAGATATTCAACATATTCTGGATGGGCTTAAAAAGCAGATACCGCGAGGTAGTCAGGTTCACATTGTGGGGCAAGCGCAAACTATGGTCAGCTCCTTCCACCAGTTGGGTTTTGGGCTTATTTTCGCCATCGTGCTGATCTATCTGCTGCTCACGGTGAACTTCGAGTCGTGGCTCGATCCGTTTATTGTGATGATGGCCGCACCCGGCGCGCTAGCCGGTGTGGTGTGGATGCTCTATGTTACCCAGACAACCTTCAATGTTCCTTCTCTGATGGGAACGATCATGGGCATTGGGGTGGCGACGGCAAACAGCATTCTGTTGGTTACATTTGCCAACGAGCAGCGTCAGGAGGGCAAAGATCCTGTGCAGGCCGCCCTTGCGGCAGGCACAACCCGTTTCCGCCCCGTTATCATGACGGCACTTGCCATGATCATCGGTATGCTGCCGATGGCACTTGGTATGGGCGAAGGCGGAGAGATGAACGCGCCGCTAGGAAGAGCCGCCATTGGTGGGCTGCTCTTGGCAACGGTTACCACACTCTTCTTCGTTCCTACTATCTATTCGGTAATACACCTTCGCCTAGAGCGTCATCGTGAAAAGCTGGAGGATGTCTTTGCAGCGCCTACCGATCCAGAAACAAGCGCCTAG
- a CDS encoding PmeII family type II restriction endonuclease — translation MVELSELEALVRRCLDDFYSRRISNLSNLRLKELLKRKNPYLLRAMGLRTAGELVEHILLLHAQASDETIFGDAFVGAYRFCSKPWKKVRCQRDRYRN, via the coding sequence ATGGTTGAATTAAGTGAGCTAGAAGCTCTCGTTCGTAGATGTCTTGATGATTTCTATAGTAGGCGAATTTCGAACCTATCGAATCTTCGTTTGAAGGAGCTTCTTAAGCGCAAAAATCCTTACCTCTTGCGGGCCATGGGACTGCGTACTGCGGGTGAGTTGGTAGAGCACATTTTGCTACTCCATGCTCAGGCATCTGACGAGACCATCTTCGGAGATGCATTTGTAGGAGCCTATCGTTTTTGCAGTAAGCCGTGGAAGAAAGTTCGGTGCCAAAGGGATAGATATCGAAATTGA
- a CDS encoding diacylglycerol/lipid kinase family protein: protein MMVFLSRPLKRIGQARERLSHRVLSLGKRRLRNRYSVLGEAPILDRRTLILYNPKAGSLKAQPTKNGVPSPEESATALHEAAKAVGLNATIEPTPPPEALRQRVLAAQAEGYEVVAAAGGDGTVRPIAQALIGTSLVLGVLPVGTDNNFAHSLGLPFSLPEAMQVLATAPVRRVDVGCIGEEYFLEAAGVGLFAQIISLFGPDGPHLFRFGRDWKLLLPLLLNPPARRLQLVLDGNTYAEEATMVSICNSIYLGARFAVAPDAKLDDGLFDVVMVGALSRWELLRFALALRFGNTLQLPKVTCLRAREVEISRVRYRQRPLPVHADDHIAAHTPVKIKVIPQALCVVAPDSTQSAP, encoded by the coding sequence ATGATGGTTTTTCTTTCCCGCCCTTTAAAGCGCATCGGACAAGCGAGAGAACGGTTATCGCACCGCGTTCTATCCTTAGGCAAGAGACGTTTACGAAACCGATATTCCGTTCTAGGAGAAGCACCTATTCTAGACCGTCGTACGCTGATTTTATATAATCCAAAGGCTGGCAGCCTCAAAGCCCAGCCAACAAAAAATGGGGTTCCCTCTCCGGAGGAGAGCGCGACTGCCCTCCACGAGGCCGCAAAAGCGGTAGGGTTGAATGCCACCATCGAGCCGACGCCGCCTCCGGAGGCTCTCCGCCAGCGCGTTCTAGCAGCCCAAGCCGAAGGGTATGAGGTAGTTGCGGCTGCCGGTGGCGACGGAACTGTTCGCCCCATAGCGCAAGCGCTTATTGGCACTTCATTAGTTCTCGGTGTCCTGCCGGTAGGCACCGATAACAACTTTGCCCATTCGCTGGGCCTTCCTTTCTCCCTTCCTGAGGCCATGCAGGTATTGGCAACCGCTCCTGTGCGACGTGTGGATGTGGGTTGCATCGGGGAGGAGTATTTTCTAGAGGCAGCAGGTGTGGGGCTTTTCGCTCAGATTATCTCTCTGTTTGGCCCTGATGGGCCGCACCTTTTTCGCTTTGGAAGGGATTGGAAGCTGCTTCTACCACTTCTTCTAAACCCGCCTGCCCGACGTCTTCAACTTGTGCTTGATGGTAACACCTATGCAGAAGAGGCGACGATGGTTTCGATATGCAACTCGATCTATCTTGGCGCCCGCTTTGCCGTCGCTCCCGACGCCAAGCTAGACGATGGGTTATTCGATGTTGTTATGGTGGGTGCGCTTTCGCGGTGGGAACTGCTCCGTTTTGCCTTGGCGCTTCGATTTGGCAACACCCTCCAACTCCCCAAAGTTACCTGCCTACGTGCGCGAGAGGTCGAGATCAGCCGCGTACGCTACCGACAACGTCCTCTGCCCGTCCACGCCGATGACCATATCGCAGCTCATACTCCCGTGAAGATCAAGGTCATACCTCAAGCCCTCTGTGTGGTTGCACCTGACTCTACGCAGAGTGCCCCGTGA
- a CDS encoding GNAT family N-acetyltransferase, translated as MELQIKHVPYNSPDYWQMVALRRAILRAPLGLDFTPEQLAVEGEDYHIGAWVGEDLIGCLVLEPLANDILKMRQVAVRPEWQGQGVGTALVRYAETFALQLGYRKLVLHARETAVSFYLRLGYTVEGEPFEEVTIPHRLMYKWLT; from the coding sequence ATGGAGCTACAGATCAAGCACGTCCCCTACAATAGCCCTGATTATTGGCAGATGGTGGCACTTCGTAGGGCCATTCTGCGTGCGCCTCTTGGGCTAGACTTCACTCCGGAGCAGCTAGCTGTCGAGGGAGAAGATTACCACATTGGGGCGTGGGTAGGAGAGGATCTAATCGGTTGTTTAGTGCTTGAACCGCTCGCCAATGACATCCTAAAAATGCGCCAAGTGGCGGTCAGACCAGAGTGGCAGGGACAGGGAGTAGGCACGGCTTTGGTACGCTATGCCGAGACGTTTGCACTGCAACTAGGCTATCGGAAGTTGGTGCTTCATGCACGCGAAACAGCCGTATCTTTTTATCTTCGGCTGGGGTACACTGTGGAGGGCGAACCTTTTGAGGAGGTCACCATTCCGCACCGGCTAATGTATAAATGGCTGACTTAA
- a CDS encoding Nramp family divalent metal transporter: MSEESVNLPDTGLSAEAETHEERIADQEDVANARVEEPDIRVKKPFWKSLGPGLITGAADNDPAGIGTYSVVGAQFGYKLLWPTLLCLPLMIAVQEMCGRVALLTGKGLAAVVKEHYPKWLLLGCVFLLMVTNIINIYADLNIMASSAQMLFHGVFLLWLSIIALFMMLTQIFMPYAHYARFLKWLCLTFIAYAITALMPSVHNSWSLIFKNLVLPTWQWKTDYLMALVGSLGTTISPYLFFWQAGQQVEELIAQHEADAPGKRKRSPNEAEMHNLRADTAAGMLVSQLVTFFIIICTAATLHAKGVTNINTAQDAARALAPLGGKIAYWLFALGILGAGLLAVPTLAGSAAYALSETLSWRHGLYRRFQRARAFYLTIAGMVLVGYLLNFFRKVSPIKALFYASVLNGVVAVPLLVVLLFICNNSKVMKARTNRPLSNLLGGLAVLLLGVASLFMLWALVTGHSA; this comes from the coding sequence ATGAGTGAGGAGTCAGTAAACCTGCCTGATACGGGCTTATCGGCAGAGGCCGAAACCCATGAAGAGCGTATAGCAGACCAGGAGGACGTAGCGAACGCGCGCGTGGAAGAGCCGGACATTCGCGTGAAAAAACCGTTTTGGAAAAGCCTCGGTCCTGGACTGATTACCGGTGCGGCCGATAACGACCCCGCGGGCATCGGCACCTATTCGGTTGTGGGGGCCCAGTTCGGCTACAAACTACTGTGGCCTACCCTCCTATGTCTCCCGCTCATGATCGCCGTTCAAGAGATGTGTGGGCGTGTGGCGCTGCTGACGGGGAAGGGGTTGGCAGCGGTGGTTAAGGAGCACTACCCGAAGTGGCTCTTGCTAGGGTGTGTTTTCCTGCTGATGGTCACCAATATCATCAATATCTACGCCGATCTCAACATCATGGCCTCTTCCGCCCAAATGCTCTTTCACGGTGTTTTTCTCTTATGGCTTAGCATCATCGCTCTTTTCATGATGCTGACCCAGATCTTCATGCCTTATGCGCACTATGCTCGATTCCTCAAATGGCTTTGCCTAACATTTATTGCCTATGCCATTACTGCTCTGATGCCATCGGTACATAACTCCTGGAGCCTCATTTTTAAGAACCTCGTGCTGCCGACGTGGCAATGGAAAACCGACTACTTGATGGCGCTAGTTGGCTCGCTTGGTACCACCATATCCCCCTACCTTTTCTTTTGGCAGGCGGGACAGCAGGTGGAAGAGCTTATTGCACAGCACGAGGCCGACGCTCCTGGAAAACGTAAGCGCTCTCCCAATGAGGCCGAGATGCATAACTTGCGCGCCGATACGGCTGCCGGCATGCTCGTCTCGCAACTTGTGACGTTTTTCATTATTATCTGCACCGCGGCTACGCTCCACGCAAAAGGGGTGACCAACATCAATACCGCTCAAGATGCTGCGAGGGCGCTGGCACCTCTCGGCGGTAAAATCGCCTATTGGCTTTTTGCATTGGGCATTTTGGGCGCGGGACTACTTGCTGTTCCCACACTAGCCGGCTCTGCAGCCTATGCGCTCTCCGAAACTTTAAGCTGGCGACACGGATTATATCGCCGTTTTCAAAGGGCGCGTGCCTTCTATCTTACCATTGCCGGTATGGTGCTGGTGGGCTACTTGCTCAACTTCTTTCGGAAAGTGAGTCCCATTAAAGCGCTCTTCTATGCCTCTGTGCTCAACGGTGTCGTCGCAGTGCCTCTGTTGGTGGTGCTTCTCTTTATTTGTAATAACTCCAAAGTGATGAAGGCCCGCACAAATCGCCCTCTAAGCAATCTCTTGGGAGGATTGGCCGTGCTGTTGTTAGGGGTTGCATCCTTGTTCATGCTGTGGGCGCTGGTCACGGGGCACTCTGCGTAG
- a CDS encoding efflux RND transporter periplasmic adaptor subunit, protein MKPSSENASPKSAHDDGGRFPIIAPIIVVLIIGVLLVVGALPRLHQRAVLAQEAQQTRETVPLVMVATPHLVPEGGLQLPANIEPILETVINARTQGYLSKLYVDIGSHVKAGQVLAEIEAPDTDLQVTQAEAQQSQAMATVGQSLADLARLKANLQQAQTAVVQQQAVVKEAEASLASTKAKLMQAKAGEAQSEAALSQAQETLKEKQAALESAEAQLALARATNNRYQQLLQKGFVSQQEADQTAATLKTNEAAVTSAKADIQVAQKGVEAAQHAVDSSKAAVEAAQADVEAAQQSVQAAKATLQSLEVAVQGARADLLAGESAVQANKDALTASQANTNRYRVLRGFEKVVAPFDGVITSRNVDVGSLITPGTTTATLSANSSPMPTTGMFGIARTDVVRVQVNVPQAYIDAVRPGSLATIQVRELPGHVFVGKVVSSSHALDTDTRTFLVEIHIPNPQGLLVPGMYAEVTIKPAKQVYRLQVPATALIYDSKGMRVAVLTPDSRVHFQPVQIGRDYGKEVEISSGLAPNDRILLNPSDTLVEGMKVKAINANSSNLSQ, encoded by the coding sequence ATGAAACCGTCGTCTGAAAACGCATCGCCTAAATCGGCGCATGATGATGGAGGGCGTTTTCCTATCATCGCGCCCATAATTGTTGTGCTCATTATTGGGGTGTTGCTGGTGGTGGGTGCTTTACCGCGCCTGCATCAGCGAGCCGTTTTGGCCCAAGAGGCGCAGCAGACCCGGGAAACCGTACCTCTAGTTATGGTAGCCACTCCCCATCTCGTGCCAGAGGGAGGGTTACAACTGCCAGCCAATATCGAGCCTATTCTTGAAACCGTGATCAACGCGCGTACACAGGGCTACCTCAGTAAGCTCTATGTGGATATCGGCTCTCACGTAAAGGCGGGACAGGTGTTGGCAGAAATCGAGGCGCCGGATACCGACCTGCAGGTGACGCAAGCAGAGGCCCAGCAGTCGCAGGCCATGGCAACGGTGGGACAATCCTTAGCCGACCTCGCACGCCTTAAAGCAAACCTCCAGCAAGCCCAAACGGCAGTGGTACAACAACAGGCCGTGGTGAAGGAGGCAGAGGCCTCGCTTGCTAGCACAAAGGCAAAGCTCATGCAGGCGAAAGCGGGGGAGGCTCAGTCGGAGGCCGCATTGAGCCAGGCGCAAGAGACCCTAAAAGAGAAGCAGGCTGCCCTCGAATCGGCAGAAGCGCAGCTTGCACTGGCGCGGGCGACCAACAATCGCTACCAACAGCTTCTGCAGAAGGGCTTCGTGTCGCAGCAGGAGGCCGATCAGACCGCGGCTACCCTGAAAACCAATGAAGCCGCGGTAACCTCTGCAAAAGCAGATATCCAGGTGGCTCAAAAAGGGGTGGAAGCAGCCCAGCATGCGGTGGATTCGAGTAAAGCCGCCGTTGAGGCCGCCCAGGCGGATGTGGAGGCTGCTCAGCAGAGCGTCCAAGCCGCCAAAGCCACCTTGCAGTCGTTGGAGGTGGCCGTGCAGGGAGCTAGAGCCGATCTGCTTGCCGGCGAATCGGCCGTGCAGGCCAACAAGGATGCTCTAACCGCCAGCCAAGCCAACACGAATCGGTATCGAGTCCTTCGAGGTTTCGAGAAGGTGGTAGCGCCTTTTGACGGCGTGATCACCAGTCGAAATGTGGATGTGGGATCGCTCATTACTCCTGGCACAACTACAGCCACCTTAAGTGCCAACTCCAGCCCAATGCCTACAACCGGCATGTTCGGCATTGCGCGCACTGATGTGGTGCGCGTACAGGTAAATGTACCTCAAGCCTACATTGATGCCGTGCGTCCTGGCAGTCTTGCTACGATTCAGGTTCGTGAACTTCCCGGGCACGTGTTTGTGGGAAAGGTGGTATCTAGCTCCCATGCGCTAGATACCGACACACGTACCTTCCTTGTAGAGATACATATTCCTAACCCGCAAGGGCTTCTCGTGCCTGGTATGTATGCGGAAGTAACCATTAAACCTGCCAAGCAAGTCTATCGCTTGCAGGTGCCTGCCACGGCGCTCATTTACGATTCTAAAGGAATGCGGGTGGCCGTACTTACTCCAGACTCGCGTGTTCATTTCCAGCCTGTCCAGATCGGGCGTGACTATGGTAAGGAGGTGGAGATCTCAAGCGGCCTTGCACCGAACGACCGTATTCTCCTCAATCCGTCAGATACTCTCGTGGAGGGAATGAAGGTTAAAGCCATTAACGCGAACAGCTCGAATCTCTCGCAGTAG
- a CDS encoding phytanoyl-CoA dioxygenase family protein produces MQLSYFQKKQFYEQGYLVIPGVVPPIMVREAMRAINHSIGEGMPPDLMVKFRAQSFCPELQGSAVITDLFNRTPALALAESAIGEGKICPIKGGQIALRFPGTQDPPPVPRPHLDGMHSPTNGVPEGEIHNFTALVGILLSDVTEEYAGNFTVWPGSHHLHEAWFREKGPLSLLEGMPKVTLPEPVQVKGKAGDMILAHYLLAHGVAPNISPNVRYAIFFRLRHVNHEEQRFESMTDAWLQWEGMRDVVEAIRAARS; encoded by the coding sequence ATGCAGTTGAGCTATTTTCAGAAGAAGCAGTTTTACGAACAGGGCTACCTGGTGATACCTGGCGTGGTGCCTCCAATAATGGTACGAGAGGCTATGCGTGCGATTAACCATAGCATCGGTGAGGGCATGCCGCCCGATCTGATGGTCAAGTTCCGCGCGCAGTCCTTCTGTCCAGAGCTACAGGGGTCAGCAGTGATCACCGACCTGTTCAACCGTACACCAGCGTTGGCTCTTGCCGAATCGGCCATTGGAGAGGGCAAAATATGCCCCATAAAGGGGGGGCAGATCGCGTTAAGGTTTCCAGGAACGCAAGACCCACCTCCTGTGCCAAGACCGCATCTCGATGGCATGCACTCTCCTACAAATGGCGTGCCGGAAGGCGAAATTCACAACTTTACCGCGCTTGTGGGCATTCTGCTCAGCGACGTTACCGAAGAGTATGCTGGTAACTTCACGGTATGGCCCGGGTCGCATCATCTTCACGAAGCCTGGTTTCGCGAAAAAGGCCCCTTATCGTTGCTGGAGGGCATGCCGAAAGTCACCTTACCGGAACCGGTACAGGTAAAGGGAAAAGCAGGCGACATGATTCTTGCCCATTATCTGCTAGCTCATGGGGTGGCTCCAAACATCTCGCCCAACGTGCGCTATGCGATCTTCTTCCGCCTCCGCCATGTGAATCATGAGGAGCAACGCTTTGAAAGCATGACGGATGCGTGGTTGCAGTGGGAAGGGATGCGAGATGTGGTAGAGGCTATACGTGCTGCTAGGTCGTGA
- a CDS encoding PmeII family type II restriction endonuclease, with protein sequence MVFAVSRGRKFGAKGIDIEIEEEKTYKAITVKSEPNIFNASQTARINDEFQELQNRLRQPLRNLGKQFDPILGCSYGKCVIEPSAKRRYRVISGQAFWQEITGDPDFYLKLMRLMYDYPDRQRERYLQEWANAVNRFTRDILNDFARADGTLDWEKIVQFNSSCD encoded by the coding sequence ATCGTTTTTGCAGTAAGCCGTGGAAGAAAGTTCGGTGCCAAAGGGATAGATATCGAAATTGAAGAGGAAAAGACCTACAAAGCGATTACTGTGAAATCAGAACCGAATATTTTCAACGCGAGTCAGACCGCTCGGATAAACGATGAATTTCAAGAGTTGCAAAATCGTCTCCGCCAGCCTTTAAGAAATCTTGGAAAGCAGTTTGATCCTATCCTAGGTTGCTCTTATGGCAAGTGCGTGATAGAGCCTTCCGCGAAAAGGCGTTATCGCGTTATTTCCGGTCAGGCCTTTTGGCAAGAGATAACAGGAGACCCCGATTTTTATCTCAAACTAATGCGTCTCATGTATGATTATCCCGACAGGCAACGGGAACGCTATCTGCAAGAGTGGGCAAATGCAGTAAATCGTTTTACTCGTGATATATTAAACGACTTTGCACGCGCTGATGGAACGTTAGATTGGGAAAAGATCGTGCAGTTTAACTCGAGCTGCGACTAG
- a CDS encoding glycoside hydrolase family 99-like domain-containing protein, with protein sequence MKCCRSLLVAFFCICLQGAYAKGLKTPPPLVGCYYFDGWADRSANNFHLDSMPQNYPQREPLSGWYDDTLPLVHQQVAWARQAGIDFFIFDWYYLAHDTNAHERKSLNSAVKLFRSDPNKLGMRYALLYVNNGIFSIPPSEWDAQCARWIKEDFSDANYVKIEGKPLLVVFSVSDMEKTWGGAEGVAKAWQRLRELARQANLPGVYLVACATPGPQHGWNDLNRLVQEGYDAFSGYNYLGVPGTHEGENPYALLIDGSLQIWDDFANDGRKPYIPVITDGWDPRPWHETNFWYTRTPQEFELFVRMAREWWLAHPNMHVLPDRPLLFVEAWNELGEGSYIVPTKGDRFAYLDALKRALK encoded by the coding sequence ATGAAGTGTTGTCGCTCCCTTTTAGTTGCCTTTTTCTGTATATGCCTTCAGGGCGCCTATGCGAAGGGGCTAAAAACCCCTCCCCCGCTTGTAGGCTGCTACTATTTTGACGGCTGGGCGGATCGCTCCGCCAATAACTTTCATCTCGACAGCATGCCTCAAAACTATCCGCAAAGGGAGCCACTGAGCGGCTGGTACGACGACACTCTGCCTCTCGTTCATCAACAAGTGGCCTGGGCACGTCAAGCTGGTATTGACTTCTTCATTTTCGACTGGTACTACCTCGCACATGATACAAACGCACATGAGCGCAAATCGCTGAATTCGGCCGTGAAACTCTTTCGTAGCGATCCCAATAAGCTTGGTATGCGATATGCTCTGCTCTACGTCAACAACGGAATCTTCAGTATTCCTCCTTCAGAGTGGGATGCACAGTGTGCGCGTTGGATTAAAGAGGATTTTTCTGATGCCAACTACGTGAAAATCGAAGGCAAACCCTTACTCGTGGTCTTCAGTGTGAGCGATATGGAAAAGACCTGGGGTGGTGCAGAGGGGGTTGCGAAGGCATGGCAACGCTTGCGTGAACTGGCGCGCCAGGCTAACCTGCCGGGGGTATATCTGGTCGCATGCGCCACGCCGGGGCCGCAGCATGGCTGGAACGACCTTAATCGGTTGGTGCAGGAGGGCTACGATGCCTTCTCTGGCTACAACTATCTGGGTGTGCCGGGCACTCACGAGGGCGAAAACCCCTACGCCCTGCTAATAGATGGCAGTTTACAGATTTGGGACGATTTCGCTAACGACGGTAGAAAGCCCTATATTCCCGTGATTACCGATGGATGGGACCCACGGCCCTGGCATGAAACCAACTTTTGGTATACACGTACCCCTCAGGAGTTCGAGCTGTTTGTGCGTATGGCACGCGAGTGGTGGCTAGCGCACCCCAACATGCATGTCCTGCCCGATCGACCCCTACTGTTTGTGGAAGCGTGGAATGAGTTAGGTGAAGGCAGCTACATTGTACCCACCAAAGGCGATCGCTTTGCCTACCTCGATGCTCTCAAACGCGCTTTGAAATAG